TTGACGATTTCAAACGCGTGCTCTCGCGCCCCGCGCCGGTTGCGGCAGGGATATTCCTGCACTATCTGGTCATGCCGCTCGCCGCCTGGGTGCTGGCGCTGTTGTTTAAGATGCCGCCGGAACTCTCCGCCGGAATGGTGTTAGTCGGCAGTGTTGCCAGCGGCACGGCGTCCAATGTCATGATTTATCTTGCGAAAGGCGATGTTGCCCTGTCGGTGACTATCTCGTCCGTTTCCACGCTGGTCGGCGTCATTGCCACTCCACTACTGACGCGCCTGTATGTCGACGCGCATATTCAGGTGGATGTGATGGGCATGCTGCTCAGCATTCTGCAAATCGTGGTGATCCCGATTGGCCTCGGACTTATCGTGCACCATCTCTTCCCACGCGTCGTGAAAGCGGTGGAACCGTACCTGCCCGCCTTTTCGATGGCCTGCATTCTGGCGATCATCAGCGCAGTGGTTGCCGGTTCCGCATCGCATATTGCGTCGGTCGGTTTTGTGGTGATTATCGCCGTTATCCTGCATAACACCATCGGCCTGCTTGGCGGTTACTGGGGCGGGAAATTATTCGGATTTGACGAGTCCACCTGCCGTACGCTGGCCATTGAAGTCGGGATGCAAAACTCCGGCCTCGCGGCGGCGCTGGGCAAAATCTACTTCGGCCCGCTCGCTGCATTGCCTGGCGCGCTGTTCTCCGTCTGGCATAACCTTTCCGGCTCGCTGCTGGCAGGGTACTGGTCAGGAAAGCCGATTGATGAGAAGTCGCGTGACCAGGTAAAAGTGAATTAAAAAAGTGCCGGGTGGCCCGAGGTATGAACCGGAAACATGGGTAACACTTTAGACCGGATACATGGGTAACAGTTATAACTGGCATAGAAGAGGAGACTCCCTATGCCCTGGACTGAGACCCGACCTATGCAACGCCTTGATTTTATCCGTGCCTGCCATGCAGGTACGGACTCCTTTTCTGCCCTGTGTCGTCTCTTCGGCATCAGTCGCAAGACCCGGCTACAAATGGCTTGAAACGCTTCGACCCTTCCGATCTTTCGTCTCTTTCTGGACCGTTCACGTGCTTCCACTCTCTCATTCCCGGACAGTTCCGGACGATATCATCAGTCAACTGACCGCTCTGCGGCAAAAGCACCCTGACTGGGGTCCAAAAAAACTGCGGATGTGGTGCCTCAACCACCCGGTGGATTTTGCCGTACCGGCTGCCAGCACCATCGGCGACATTCTTAAACGGGAGGGACTGGTGCCGGATAAAAAACGAAAACGCAGAACACCGGGAAATCGCCAGCCGCTGACGACTATCAGTGCAAACAATCAGGTCTGGAGCGCTGATTTTAAAGGTTGCTTCAGACTGCTGAGCAGAGAGTACTGCCACCCTTTCACCCTGACAGACAATCACAGCCGGTATCTTCTGAGCTGCCGCGGAACATACCGTGAGAGCGAGCCCTTCGTCAGGCAGTGCCTGACGGATGCATTCCTGGAATACGGGCTCCCGGATGTGCTCAGAACGGACAACGGGCAGCCGTTCGCAGGAACAGGTATCGCCGGGTTAAGCAGCCTCGCGGTCTGGCTAATAAAGCTGGGCGTCAGACCGGAACGTATCCGGCTGGGACATCCGGAGGAAAATGGTCGTCATGAGCGAATGCACCGTTCTCTGAAGAGTGCGCTGAAGCTCGGAAACACCTTCATGACGATGGAAGAACAACAGCGATGGTTCAGTGACTACCGTGAAGAGTTTAACTATGAAAGGCCGCATGAAGCACTGGCCGGCGCAACGCCCGGAACGGTGTGGCGACCCTCGAGCCGACAGTGGGATGGCAGTGTTCCTGAATATGTTTATCCGGCAGAAGGTATGGTCTACAGGGTGAAATCGAGGGGAACACTTTATATGGGTAAAAAGGGGACTGTGTTCCTGAGTGAAGCGCTGACTGGCGAGTACATTATGCTGAAAGAACAAGATGATGACCTGGAGGCCATCATCTTTAATGGGATAACGCTTGCGTACTACGACCGAAAAACCCAGAGTGTGCTCCGGATAGACTAGAAAGTGTTACCTATGTTCCCGGTCTGATCTGTCACCTATGTCTTTAATGGGATAACGCTTGCGTACTACGACCGAAAAACCCAGAGTGTGCTCCGGATAGACTAGAAAGTGTTACCTATGTTCCCGGTCTGATCTGTCACCTATGTATCCGGTCATACACGAGCTTACCCGGCATGCCCTATCAGATTGC
This Citrobacter enshiensis DNA region includes the following protein-coding sequences:
- the panS gene encoding ketopantoate/pantoate/pantothenate transporter PanS, which produces MLAVLTRLFPLWALLLSVIAYNTPTTFTAIGPWVATLLMLIMFGMGVHLKIDDFKRVLSRPAPVAAGIFLHYLVMPLAAWVLALLFKMPPELSAGMVLVGSVASGTASNVMIYLAKGDVALSVTISSVSTLVGVIATPLLTRLYVDAHIQVDVMGMLLSILQIVVIPIGLGLIVHHLFPRVVKAVEPYLPAFSMACILAIISAVVAGSASHIASVGFVVIIAVILHNTIGLLGGYWGGKLFGFDESTCRTLAIEVGMQNSGLAAALGKIYFGPLAALPGALFSVWHNLSGSLLAGYWSGKPIDEKSRDQVKVN
- a CDS encoding integrase core domain-containing protein; this encodes MLPLSHSRTVPDDIISQLTALRQKHPDWGPKKLRMWCLNHPVDFAVPAASTIGDILKREGLVPDKKRKRRTPGNRQPLTTISANNQVWSADFKGCFRLLSREYCHPFTLTDNHSRYLLSCRGTYRESEPFVRQCLTDAFLEYGLPDVLRTDNGQPFAGTGIAGLSSLAVWLIKLGVRPERIRLGHPEENGRHERMHRSLKSALKLGNTFMTMEEQQRWFSDYREEFNYERPHEALAGATPGTVWRPSSRQWDGSVPEYVYPAEGMVYRVKSRGTLYMGKKGTVFLSEALTGEYIMLKEQDDDLEAIIFNGITLAYYDRKTQSVLRID